The following proteins come from a genomic window of Musa acuminata AAA Group cultivar baxijiao chromosome BXJ1-7, Cavendish_Baxijiao_AAA, whole genome shotgun sequence:
- the LOC135678193 gene encoding uncharacterized protein LOC135678193 isoform X1: protein MIPFFGYFLLLFASPFNLFSRTPLFGLLPFARTLKVADVLLCIPAMSLSCLVCHSMDSRSRSFRSYSVSSSEDEGRCSAVVTCLTRKVAVATAGTANAISTAKVTPFPMMASGQGMTGTPRLLRSRAVSRDLVRDWNFDQVHVEG from the exons ATGATTCCTTTCTTTGGATACTTTCTTCTATTGTTTGCCTCCCCATTCAATCTCTTCTCTCGCACGCCCCTTTTTGGTCTTCTGCCGTTCGCTCGCACACTGAAAG TTGCTGATGTTCTCCTCTGTATCCCAGCAATGAGTTTATCATGTCTTGTTTGTCATAGCATGGATAGCCGATCACGATCTTTTAGGAGTTACTCTGTTTCAAGTTCAGAAGACGAGGGGCGATGTTCTGCAGTTGTTACCTGCTTGACTCGGAAGGTCGCCGTTGCTACAGCAGGTACAGCTAATGCCATTTCGACGGCCAAAGTGACACCATTCCCCATGATGGCAAGTGGTCAAGGTATGACAGGAACTCCGCGCCTTTTGCGAAGCCGAGCTGTGAGTAGGGACTTGGTTAGAGACTGGAATTTTGATCAAGTTCATGTGGAGGGCTAG
- the LOC135678193 gene encoding uncharacterized protein LOC135678193 isoform X2: MSLSCLVCHSMDSRSRSFRSYSVSSSEDEGRCSAVVTCLTRKVAVATAGTANAISTAKVTPFPMMASGQGMTGTPRLLRSRAVSRDLVRDWNFDQVHVEG, from the coding sequence ATGAGTTTATCATGTCTTGTTTGTCATAGCATGGATAGCCGATCACGATCTTTTAGGAGTTACTCTGTTTCAAGTTCAGAAGACGAGGGGCGATGTTCTGCAGTTGTTACCTGCTTGACTCGGAAGGTCGCCGTTGCTACAGCAGGTACAGCTAATGCCATTTCGACGGCCAAAGTGACACCATTCCCCATGATGGCAAGTGGTCAAGGTATGACAGGAACTCCGCGCCTTTTGCGAAGCCGAGCTGTGAGTAGGGACTTGGTTAGAGACTGGAATTTTGATCAAGTTCATGTGGAGGGCTAG
- the LOC135678194 gene encoding receptor homology region, transmembrane domain- and RING domain-containing protein 1-like, protein MGVLKYEVVGKFALFAFLLLDLLVGSAGGDVVLIGRNVSLSFPDIEATFAPSVKGSGECGVLYVAEPLDACAPLTNEVAKGLDSPFALIIRGGCTFDVKVRNAQNAGFKAAIVYDNEDRGALISMAGSSIGIHIYAVFVSKDSGEMLTKYAGNTDLELWIIPTFENSAWPIMVISFIALLVISAVLATCFFIRRHFGRPEQTRAPNIREFHGMSSQLVKAMPSLIFTSVVEDNCTATTCAICLEDYSVGEKLRILPCHHKFHAFCVDFWLTTWRTFCPVCKQDARAGRSNLPASECTPLLSSGEVTVSSNVGLSSFRSSMAASPALQIFPVPSGPESNSQPHLLSGACSPAIQIAPMTPHSQSSAYYTAHIPNPHRSYGHSPAFRTSRSSLDLRNASSQRSHAYLLSSHSLGFPRSPSINSILGSSYIPCSSNVSSSYLAASSSQQSYLRHCTESGASLSALASAQSLPGC, encoded by the exons ATGGGGGTGTTGAAGTATGAGGTTGTGGGGAAGTTTGCTTTATTTGCTTTCCTTCTGCTTGATCTGTTGGTTGGTTCGGCGGGTGGCGACGTAGTGCTGATTGGGAGAAATGTATCCTTGTCGTTTCCGGACATCGAGGCCACCTTTG CTCCATCAGTAAAAGGATCTGGTGAATGTGGGGTATTATATGTTGCAGAACCTCTAGATGCATGTGCTCCATTAACTAATGAAGTTGCTAAAGGTTTAGATTCTCCATTTGCACTAATTATAAGAGGAGGATGTACATTTGATGTTAAAGTCAGAAATGCACAAAATGCTGGGTTCAAAGCTGCAATTGTATACGACAATGAAGATAGAGGAGCCCTGATTTCAA TGGCAGGAAGTTCAATTGGCATCCATATATACGCTGTGTTTGTTTCCAAGGATTCTGGTGAAATGCTAACGAAATATGCTGGCAATACTGATTTGGAGTTGTGGATTATACCCACCTTTGAGAATTCAGCATGGCCAATTATGGTCATCTCCTTCATAGCACTCCTCGTCATCTCTGCTGTGCTTGCTACATGCTTTTTCATACGCAGACACTTTGGCAGGCCTGAACAGACTAGGGCTCCTAACATCCGAGAATTCCATGGAATGAGCAGCCAGTTGGTGAAAGCAATGCCAAGTCTCATATTCACTTCAGTTGTGGAAGATAATTGCACTGCAACAACTTGTGCAATTTGCTTGGAAGACTATAGTGTTGGGGAGAAGCTTAGGATATTGCCATGTCATCACA AGTTTCATGCATTTTGCGTCGATTTCTGGCTTACCACTTGGAGAACATTCTGCCCTGTTTGCAAGCAAGATGCGAGAGCAGGCAGATCTAATCTTCCAGCCTCCGAGTGCACTCCTCTACTTTCTTCTGGTGAGGTGACCGTATCTTCCAATGTGGGATTGTCATCATTTCGTTCATCCATGGCAGCATCCCCAGCCCTCCAAATATTTCCAGTGCCTTCCGGGCCAGAATCAAACTCCCAACCACATTTGTTGTCTGGTGCTTGTTCCCCAGCCATTCAAATAGCTCCAATGACTCCCCACTCACAATCAAGTGCATACTATACTGCACATATCCCTAACCCGCATAGGTCTTATGGCCACTCACCAGCTTTTAGGACAAGTAGAAGTTCTCTTGACCTTAGAAATGCTTCGTCTCAGAGATCTCATGCTTATCTTCTATCTTCTCACTCCTTGGGCTTTCCCAGATCACCATCTATCAATTCAATACTTGGATCCTCTTATATTCCATGTTCAAGTAATGTGTCCTCCAGCTATCTTGCGGCATCTTCCAGTCAACAGTCATACTTAAGACATTGCACTGAATCAGGGGCAAGTCTGTCAGCATTAGCCTCGGCGCAATCTCTACCAGGATGTTGA
- the LOC135678195 gene encoding uncharacterized protein LOC135678195 isoform X2 — protein sequence MEVGGSEGWNSCCSKSSRGSRRWGRRRYQKEREEAMGWWGETGGGMVAKKRVMVVIDQSSRAKHAMMWALTHVANKGDRLALLHVVPHGGGEDDVPNLATLQALCKACKPEVEVEALVIQGPKLATVLSQVRKLEASVLVLGQAKPSPFSCYLLLFLARGNLACSDAEVRSSWSSASTKLSVSRWQ from the exons ATGGAGGTTGGTGGAAGTGAGGGATGGAACTCCTGCTGCTCCAAGTCCTCGAGGGGCTCAAGGAGGTGGGGAAGGAGGAGATACCAAAAGGAGAGGGAGGAGGCCATGGGGTGGTGGGGGGAGACCGGTGGTGGGATGGTGGCCAAGAAGAGGGTCATGGTGGTGATCGATCAGAGTTCGAGGGCCAAGCATGCCATGATGTGGGCACTGACCCATGTGGCTAACAAGGGTGATCGCCTCGCCCTTCTCCATGTTGTCCCTCACGGTGGAGGAGAGGATGATGTACCCAACCTTGCAACCCTGCAAGCCCTGTGCAAAGCTTGCAAGCCTGAG GTGGAGGTGGAAGCACTGGTGATTCAGGGACCCAAGTTGGCAACTGTGCTAAGCCAAGTCAGGAAACTGGAGGCTTCTGTTCTGGTGTTGGGTCAAGCCAAGCCTTCCCCTTTCTCTTG TTATCTTCTCCTCTTTCTTGCTCGTGGGAATTTAGCCTGTTCAGATGCAGAAGTGAGGAGTTCGTGGAGCAGTGCATCAACAAAGCTGAGTGTCTCACGCTGGCAGTGA
- the LOC135678195 gene encoding uncharacterized protein LOC135678195 isoform X1: MEVGGSEGWNSCCSKSSRGSRRWGRRRYQKEREEAMGWWGETGGGMVAKKRVMVVIDQSSRAKHAMMWALTHVANKGDRLALLHVVPHGGGEDDVPNLATLQALCKACKPEVEVEALVIQGPKLATVLSQVRKLEASVLVLGQAKPSPFSCLFRCRSEEFVEQCINKAECLTLAVRKQSKGVGGYLISTRWQKDFWLLA; this comes from the exons ATGGAGGTTGGTGGAAGTGAGGGATGGAACTCCTGCTGCTCCAAGTCCTCGAGGGGCTCAAGGAGGTGGGGAAGGAGGAGATACCAAAAGGAGAGGGAGGAGGCCATGGGGTGGTGGGGGGAGACCGGTGGTGGGATGGTGGCCAAGAAGAGGGTCATGGTGGTGATCGATCAGAGTTCGAGGGCCAAGCATGCCATGATGTGGGCACTGACCCATGTGGCTAACAAGGGTGATCGCCTCGCCCTTCTCCATGTTGTCCCTCACGGTGGAGGAGAGGATGATGTACCCAACCTTGCAACCCTGCAAGCCCTGTGCAAAGCTTGCAAGCCTGAG GTGGAGGTGGAAGCACTGGTGATTCAGGGACCCAAGTTGGCAACTGTGCTAAGCCAAGTCAGGAAACTGGAGGCTTCTGTTCTGGTGTTGGGTCAAGCCAAGCCTTCCCCTTTCTCTTG CCTGTTCAGATGCAGAAGTGAGGAGTTCGTGGAGCAGTGCATCAACAAAGCTGAGTGTCTCACGCTGGCAGTGAGGAAGCAGAGCAAGGGAGTGGGTGGCTACTTGATCAGCACTCGGTGGCAGAAGGACTTCTGGCTGTTGGCCTAA
- the LOC135678196 gene encoding uncharacterized protein LOC135678196, protein MGNPAEVYFQVLNIAKDSSPQEIRTAYRALVKKWHPDKHPPSSRPEAEAKFKAISQAYEALNDQQENRSMVGANNDRPGGGVEPRHRSQELQKPRCAGNSAREFKDEYRSTKAGVVAATAVARPAFSSFSGPVKTKPPPVERKLECTLEELCRGSKKEIKFTRNVITNKGLIVRKEETQTVRVKPGWKKGTKITFEGMGDERRGCLPADAIFVISEKEHPVFKRKGNDLVMKVEVPLVNALTGWFFSFRLLTGEKMSCSFQDEIIYPGYEKVIKGQGMPAAHDKGVRGDLRIKFHIVFPTQLSDEQLSGIKELLKDMT, encoded by the exons ATGGGCAACCCCGCGGAGGTCTACTTCCAGGTGCTCAACATTGCCAAGGACTCCTCTCCCCAGGAAATCCGCACCGCCTACAGAGCCCTGGTCAAGAAATGGCACCCCGACAAGCACCCTCCTTCTTCCCGCCCCGAAGCCGAGGCCAAGTTCAAAGCCATCTCTCAAGCCTATGAG GCCCTTAATGATCAGCAGGAGAATAGATCGATGGTTGGGGCCAATAACGATCGGCCCGGAGGCGGCGTGGAGCCGCGACACCGGAGCCAGGAGCTCCAGAAACCGCGGTGCGCGGGCAATTCGGCGAGGGAGTTTAAGGATGAGTACCGTTCGACCAAGGCCGGCGTTGTGGCGGCCACGGCGGTGGCGAGGCCGGCGTTCTCGTCGTTTTCGGGTCCCGTCAAGACAAAGCCTCCACCCGTCGAGAGGAAACTTGAGTGCACGCTGGAGGAGCTCTGTCGCGGCAGCAAGAAGGAGATCAAGTTCACGAGGAACGTCATCACCAACAAGGG ATTAATTGTTCGCAAGGAAGAAACACAAACGGTCAGAGTCAAGCCGGGATGGAAGAAAGGAACAAAGATAACATTCGAAGGGATGGGGGACGAGCGACGAGGTTGCCTCCCTGCCGATGCCATCTTCGTGATATCAGAGAAAGAACACCCCGTTTTTAAGAGGAAAGGCAATGACTTGGTCATGAAAGTCGAGGTTCCTCTGGTGAATGCTCTCACAGGATGGTTCTTCTCTTTCCGTCTTCTAACCGGGGAAAAGATGAGCTGCTCTTTCCAGGACGAAATCATTTACCCGGGATATGAGAAAGTCATCAAAGGCCAGGGCATGCCCGCAGCTCACGACAAGGGAGTCCGAGGAGATCTGCGAATTAAGTTCCACATTGTCTTCCCGACTCAGTTGAGCGACGAGCAGCTTTCAGGTATCAAAGAGCTTCTGAAGGACATGACCTGA